The following coding sequences are from one Halobacteriovorax sp. JY17 window:
- a CDS encoding methyl-accepting chemotaxis protein — MIVETIVSSTTSVMEKIIEDGKNAVTKGKDRAQECKVVLDEIINNVDNVNRKVAEIANASKEQSQGVDEISRAMELLDQVSHQNNDVVISTEASSKELQKEADDLTLVVEKVRELVNGKRSA, encoded by the coding sequence ATTATCGTCGAAACAATCGTTTCAAGTACAACTTCAGTAATGGAGAAAATTATTGAAGATGGAAAGAACGCTGTCACAAAAGGTAAAGACAGAGCGCAAGAGTGTAAAGTTGTTCTCGATGAAATTATCAATAATGTTGATAACGTAAATAGAAAAGTCGCAGAAATTGCCAATGCCTCTAAAGAGCAATCACAAGGTGTTGATGAAATTTCAAGAGCGATGGAACTTCTCGATCAAGTTTCTCATCAAAATAATGATGTTGTTATTAGTACAGAAGCTTCTTCAAAAGAGCTGCAAAAAGAAGCAGATGATCTGACTCTAGTCGTTGAAAAAGTTAGAGAATTAGTAAATGGAAAGAGAAGCGCATAA
- a CDS encoding alpha-ketoacid dehydrogenase subunit alpha/beta encodes MLKKTEQTYSLKKTDKATLKQWYTLMTVGRLIDLRAPNYLKQAIGWSYHAPYAGHDAIQLAIGQVFTLNEDHLFPYYRDMLTALSAGCTPEELILNGISKATDLASGGRHMSNHFAKPEWNIHNVSSCTGNHTLHAVGVARAMKRYKHTGVAISSQGESSVSEGYCYEAINGASNEKLPVVFVFQDNGYGISVPKRDQCANEFVADNFTGLKNLRIIHCDGKDVFDSMNAMTSARAHAIENNEPVIVHAQCVRMGSHSNSDKHELYRDEKEIADAVAQDPYVAFRKLLLSEKIFSEKDLTAIDDESKKSVLEAHSLAMKAPNPDPASIFDFVSPEPHKPTKYVDGTHNESGEPVKFIDALNGQLKKEFRNNPDTFIWGQDMANKDKGGIFNVSKGMQQEFGKERVFNGPIAEDYILGTANGFSRFNKDIRVVVEGAEFADYFWPAMEQYVECSHDYWRSNGAFAPNILIRLASGGYIGGGLYHSQNLEGNLAGIPGVRIVCPAFADDAAGLLRTAMRSEGPTLYLEPKTLYNAKEAMTVVPEDFEVPFGKARIRREGTDLTIVTYGNTVHFCLDAAEKIKAETGASIEVIDLRSIIPLDEETVLKSIAKTNKCLVVHEDKVFGGFGGEIVAMINEKGFEDLDAPVKRVGSTFTPVGFNRILEKAVLPNADKVTTAIREVLAY; translated from the coding sequence ATGCTTAAAAAAACTGAACAAACTTATTCTTTGAAAAAGACTGACAAGGCAACACTTAAGCAGTGGTACACGCTGATGACTGTGGGAAGACTCATTGATCTTCGAGCTCCTAATTATTTAAAGCAGGCCATTGGTTGGTCATACCACGCACCATATGCTGGTCACGACGCCATTCAATTAGCTATTGGACAAGTATTTACACTTAATGAAGATCATCTCTTTCCATACTACAGGGATATGCTAACAGCGCTTTCAGCTGGATGTACTCCGGAAGAGTTAATTCTAAATGGTATTTCAAAAGCAACTGATCTTGCTTCTGGCGGGCGCCACATGTCTAACCACTTTGCTAAGCCTGAGTGGAATATTCATAATGTTTCATCTTGTACTGGTAACCACACTCTACACGCTGTTGGTGTTGCCAGAGCGATGAAGAGATATAAGCACACTGGTGTTGCTATTTCTTCTCAGGGTGAGTCTTCAGTATCTGAAGGTTATTGCTATGAGGCAATTAACGGTGCTTCTAATGAAAAACTTCCAGTTGTTTTTGTTTTTCAAGATAATGGTTACGGGATTTCAGTTCCAAAAAGAGATCAGTGCGCCAACGAATTTGTCGCTGATAACTTCACAGGGCTTAAGAACTTAAGAATTATTCACTGTGATGGTAAAGATGTATTTGATTCTATGAATGCTATGACTTCAGCCAGAGCACATGCAATCGAAAATAATGAGCCAGTCATTGTACACGCTCAATGTGTGAGAATGGGATCACATTCCAACTCAGACAAGCACGAACTATATAGAGATGAAAAAGAAATTGCAGATGCAGTTGCTCAAGACCCATACGTTGCTTTTAGAAAACTTTTACTTAGTGAAAAAATCTTTAGTGAGAAAGATCTTACAGCGATTGATGATGAGTCTAAGAAGTCAGTTCTTGAGGCCCACTCTCTAGCGATGAAAGCACCAAATCCTGACCCTGCATCTATCTTTGATTTCGTAAGCCCTGAGCCGCATAAGCCTACGAAGTACGTTGATGGGACTCACAACGAAAGTGGTGAGCCAGTTAAGTTCATTGATGCACTTAATGGACAACTTAAAAAAGAATTTAGAAATAACCCAGATACATTTATTTGGGGTCAAGATATGGCCAACAAAGATAAGGGTGGGATTTTTAATGTTTCTAAAGGAATGCAACAAGAGTTTGGAAAAGAGAGAGTTTTCAACGGCCCAATTGCTGAAGATTATATCTTAGGAACAGCAAACGGTTTCTCACGTTTTAACAAAGATATTAGAGTTGTTGTTGAAGGTGCAGAATTCGCAGATTACTTTTGGCCAGCAATGGAGCAATATGTAGAATGCTCTCACGACTATTGGAGATCGAATGGAGCGTTTGCACCAAATATCCTAATAAGACTTGCTTCTGGTGGATATATTGGTGGAGGTCTTTATCACTCGCAAAACCTTGAAGGTAACCTCGCTGGTATTCCTGGTGTCAGAATTGTGTGTCCTGCATTTGCAGACGATGCTGCTGGACTTCTAAGAACTGCAATGAGATCTGAAGGGCCTACGTTATACTTAGAGCCAAAGACTCTTTATAATGCGAAGGAAGCGATGACAGTAGTTCCTGAAGACTTTGAAGTTCCATTTGGTAAAGCAAGGATTAGAAGAGAGGGAACTGACTTAACAATTGTTACTTACGGAAACACTGTTCACTTCTGTCTTGATGCTGCTGAGAAGATTAAAGCAGAGACTGGTGCAAGCATAGAAGTTATTGACCTAAGATCGATCATACCTTTAGATGAAGAAACAGTTCTTAAATCAATTGCTAAAACTAATAAGTGTTTAGTTGTTCATGAAGATAAAGTATTTGGTGGATTCGGTGGTGAGATTGTTGCCATGATCAACGAAAAAGGTTTTGAAGATTTAGACGCTCCAGTGAAGCGTGTTGGTTCAACATTTACACCAGTTGGATTTAATAGAATTCTTGAAAAGGCTGTTCTTCCAAATGCTGATAAGGTTACTACAGCTATTAGAGAAGTGCTCGCTTACTAA
- a CDS encoding adenylate/guanylate cyclase domain-containing protein → MWSKIIKYLGFIIIISFSALSVFFSLTERDIEDPSIKEKISYTTFFENRFFDFRMRQTLDKKKFDKKLVMADIDDYSLKELGQWPVSRQTWADVIDKLRIFGARVIAFDVFFAENSMSCGETSVDDIMAQSIVNFQSIPGNKVILPYSLDTQGADHFEELPDQLYNFVIDTKNSEGIELKPKKVSKAVWPIQTLLNTDVSLGHIQVEADSDGIMRHYQLVGNIDTLYLPSYGLQAYTDYTGDSPVLEMLNIGDYKFKLANGNIELNYKGEANVKWFGNEEQFPRVSIADIVKAFPEDEKMKSVFNNTIVFVGASAYGAYDLRHTPVDSMLPGVYFHMNMTHMLLNGDFYKPQQNSTFLSWAILLAGSLIILLIQFFGNAILDLLSTVLLIGGIYYYDTYHLIPAGYEVKLFFCFFSIICSYSWNTFLHFYLANKDKAFLKNAFGSYISPELIDEMYSTGQHPSLGGECGTRTAFFTDIQSFSTFSEKLSATQLVELLNEYLTAMTDILLEEKGTLDKYEGDAIIAFFGAPMPLEDHSTRALTVAVRMQRALLKLREKWVSEGDKWPQIVHEMRMRIGINTGEIVTGNMGSASRMNYTMMGDSVNLAARLEEAAKQYGIFNQTSHFTLNDCEKEKFLFRELDTILVVGKSEPVTTYEVLETREDASDLLINLQKNFSEGLSFYKNQEWDKALDCFKISLELELERFPLLREKTNPSKIYIERCENFKEIPPPPDWDGVYTLTSK, encoded by the coding sequence ATGTGGTCTAAGATCATAAAATACCTAGGGTTTATCATTATCATCTCTTTCTCTGCTCTCAGTGTATTTTTCTCACTGACAGAGAGAGATATAGAAGACCCTAGTATCAAAGAGAAAATTTCCTATACTACATTCTTTGAAAATAGATTCTTCGATTTTCGAATGAGACAAACTCTTGATAAGAAGAAGTTTGATAAGAAATTAGTTATGGCAGATATTGATGACTACTCTCTAAAAGAATTAGGGCAGTGGCCAGTAAGTAGACAAACGTGGGCCGATGTAATTGATAAGCTAAGAATTTTTGGCGCAAGAGTTATTGCCTTTGACGTCTTCTTTGCTGAAAATAGTATGAGCTGTGGTGAAACCTCGGTTGACGATATCATGGCGCAATCGATTGTGAACTTCCAATCTATTCCAGGAAATAAAGTCATTCTCCCCTATTCTCTCGACACACAGGGAGCTGACCACTTTGAAGAACTTCCCGATCAACTCTACAACTTTGTTATTGATACAAAGAATAGTGAGGGAATAGAGCTTAAGCCTAAGAAAGTCTCAAAGGCTGTCTGGCCAATCCAAACTCTTTTAAATACTGATGTAAGTCTAGGTCACATTCAAGTTGAAGCCGACAGTGATGGTATAATGAGACATTATCAACTTGTTGGTAATATCGATACGCTATATCTTCCTTCCTACGGGCTCCAGGCCTACACTGATTACACAGGCGATAGCCCCGTTCTTGAAATGCTTAATATTGGTGATTACAAATTCAAACTGGCAAATGGAAATATTGAACTTAACTATAAAGGTGAAGCAAATGTTAAATGGTTTGGAAATGAGGAACAATTTCCAAGAGTAAGTATCGCTGACATTGTTAAAGCCTTTCCAGAAGATGAAAAAATGAAGTCCGTGTTCAATAACACGATTGTCTTCGTTGGAGCGAGTGCTTACGGTGCTTATGACCTTAGGCATACTCCAGTTGATTCTATGTTACCGGGAGTTTACTTTCATATGAATATGACTCATATGCTTTTAAATGGTGACTTCTACAAACCTCAGCAAAATTCAACGTTCCTTTCTTGGGCAATTTTACTCGCTGGATCGTTAATCATTCTTCTTATTCAATTCTTTGGGAATGCGATCTTAGATTTACTCTCAACTGTTCTGCTTATTGGGGGAATTTACTACTACGATACTTACCATCTAATCCCTGCAGGCTATGAAGTAAAACTCTTCTTCTGCTTCTTCTCCATTATTTGTAGTTACTCGTGGAATACTTTCCTGCACTTCTACTTGGCCAACAAAGACAAGGCCTTCTTAAAGAATGCTTTCGGCTCTTATATTTCGCCTGAACTTATTGATGAGATGTACTCTACGGGACAGCATCCTTCCCTTGGAGGAGAATGTGGAACGAGAACTGCGTTCTTTACTGACATTCAAAGTTTCTCAACATTCTCGGAAAAACTATCTGCAACTCAACTGGTAGAACTTCTAAATGAGTACCTAACGGCAATGACTGATATTCTTCTCGAAGAAAAAGGAACATTAGATAAGTATGAAGGTGATGCCATCATCGCCTTCTTTGGCGCTCCTATGCCTCTTGAAGACCATTCTACGAGAGCTCTTACGGTTGCAGTAAGAATGCAGCGAGCTCTATTGAAGCTGAGAGAGAAATGGGTATCAGAGGGTGACAAGTGGCCGCAAATTGTTCATGAAATGAGAATGCGTATCGGTATCAATACAGGTGAGATTGTAACAGGAAATATGGGTTCAGCTTCTAGAATGAATTATACAATGATGGGCGACTCAGTAAATCTTGCAGCAAGACTTGAAGAAGCCGCAAAACAATATGGTATTTTCAATCAGACCTCTCACTTTACTCTTAACGATTGTGAAAAAGAAAAATTTCTCTTTAGAGAATTAGATACTATTCTCGTAGTTGGAAAGTCTGAACCTGTGACGACTTATGAAGTTCTAGAGACAAGAGAAGATGCCTCTGATTTATTAATCAATCTTCAAAAGAATTTCTCAGAAGGACTCTCTTTCTACAAGAATCAAGAATGGGATAAGGCCCTCGATTGTTTTAAAATTTCACTTGAGCTAGAACTGGAGCGCTTCCCTCTCTTAAGAGAGAAAACCAATCCATCAAAGATCTACATTGAAAGATGCGAGAACTTTAAAGAGATACCTCCACCACCTGATTGGGATGGTGTTTATACTCTTACTTCTAAGTAA
- a CDS encoding tetratricopeptide repeat protein, protein MKNYCALVLTGFILTSNVSANEASTIKKSLELFEKGSYTKVIEGLSSLRETKSIRSTKFYLTALSYNRLQEYDKAIPLFIKAIKAKSGAKDIYYEYGQALYANNDLIKARIAFKKSASMDYKKDSSIYYVAHISQILEENKVAKTYYTQILNSETAEKNLKQIARFQTGEVLLSMARENEDAQRLVKQFVLPQMDKAVEEDSKSSLAKEIGSRKKEIEREFGLDPNILYNGKRISSKRWSLSFNQDFTYDSNISLTNDLPSSAASREESFVLKSRMNTGYDFILKKRFIVNPELGMSVKNHTNRDSDTVKSEDAYDISPTLNMSYEHKAFSNPASLFFNIDYNYNGKYKTALARKAFYSRSTTYTFGEKFKFFTKGDTSLKFKYKDLSSHTTTLFNKTTSFSVDQLYLTSNSTIFMFLLSYDSLDTYNNQKNSTDSTLMRVDYINPNILPKITLHIGASMTFVSYTDANESSIRGTEKTFTPSIKLTKKISNHLKFSVGYNYTKNSSLKADYNYTKHVTSSSIKYSF, encoded by the coding sequence ATGAAAAACTACTGTGCACTTGTATTAACAGGTTTTATTCTCACTTCAAATGTTTCAGCTAATGAAGCAAGTACGATAAAGAAATCACTCGAATTATTTGAAAAGGGCTCCTACACGAAAGTGATAGAGGGCCTCTCTTCTCTTCGTGAAACAAAATCTATAAGAAGTACTAAGTTCTACCTCACTGCTCTTTCCTACAATAGGCTTCAAGAGTACGACAAGGCGATCCCTCTCTTTATAAAAGCAATTAAGGCAAAGAGTGGAGCTAAAGATATTTACTATGAGTACGGACAGGCTCTCTACGCTAATAACGATTTAATAAAAGCCAGAATTGCATTCAAGAAATCTGCGTCTATGGACTATAAGAAAGATTCATCAATCTACTATGTCGCTCATATATCTCAAATCCTCGAAGAAAATAAAGTTGCAAAGACTTACTACACGCAAATTTTAAATTCTGAGACTGCTGAAAAGAACTTGAAACAAATTGCACGCTTTCAAACGGGAGAGGTTCTCCTCTCTATGGCCCGTGAAAATGAAGATGCTCAGAGACTAGTAAAACAATTTGTTCTTCCTCAAATGGATAAAGCAGTTGAAGAAGATAGTAAGTCCTCACTTGCTAAGGAAATTGGTTCTAGAAAGAAAGAAATTGAAAGAGAATTTGGACTCGATCCAAATATTCTTTACAATGGAAAGAGAATTTCTTCTAAGAGATGGAGCTTATCTTTTAATCAAGACTTTACTTACGATAGTAATATTTCTCTAACAAATGATCTACCGTCTTCGGCAGCTTCTAGAGAGGAGTCATTTGTTTTAAAGTCTAGAATGAATACAGGTTATGATTTTATTTTAAAGAAGAGGTTTATAGTCAATCCAGAATTAGGAATGAGTGTTAAGAATCATACAAATAGAGATTCTGATACTGTAAAGTCTGAAGACGCTTACGACATCTCTCCTACTCTAAATATGTCTTATGAGCATAAGGCCTTTAGTAACCCTGCCTCACTTTTTTTTAATATTGATTATAATTACAATGGTAAATATAAGACCGCTCTTGCTAGAAAGGCATTCTACTCAAGATCGACCACTTATACTTTTGGAGAGAAATTTAAATTCTTCACGAAGGGAGACACGAGCTTAAAGTTTAAATACAAGGATTTAAGCTCTCATACGACGACACTTTTTAATAAAACTACTTCATTCTCAGTCGATCAGCTCTACTTAACTTCCAATTCGACAATCTTTATGTTTCTTCTCTCTTACGATTCATTAGATACCTATAATAACCAAAAGAATTCAACGGACTCAACTCTTATGAGAGTTGATTATATCAATCCAAATATCCTTCCAAAAATCACTCTTCATATTGGAGCTTCAATGACATTTGTAAGCTATACAGATGCCAATGAAAGTTCTATTAGAGGTACAGAGAAGACATTTACCCCTAGTATCAAGTTAACCAAGAAAATTTCTAATCACTTAAAATTCTCTGTTGGATATAACTATACTAAGAACTCTTCCCTTAAAGCGGATTACAATTACACAAAACACGTAACATCATCTTCAATTAAATACTCCTTCTAA